A region of the Phaseolus vulgaris cultivar G19833 chromosome 11, P. vulgaris v2.0, whole genome shotgun sequence genome:
atggttgtcttacctccttcaaGATTTACATTTTCCTAtctcccagcctgcaaccctGTAATGTGACAATaaatctgcccttcaaatattgtccaatcaagtctttcatgaaTGCACCAAGCACATCGAAATTGATTgtcacctagttcgtgaaaaacttaactctgcTCTCCTCAAATTGCTGCCCATTACTTCTGCcatgcaagttgctgacatattcaccaagctccttgcttccgcacaattctctactctcaaatccaagctgggcctgacaaatatctactccccaaCTTCAGGGGtgtgttaacatatttagtttttctattttaagttattggactttgtttgtttggcccaactttccttttctgtttcagctaggtcttagtctttttttcttatatatacaccatgtattttactctctaatacacaagtaaataagaatttcttttgtattttcttttctctgcctttctctcttttatgcttaagtcattgtctctttttcatttgcaattagggTACATcagaacctctctttcttcattgtGATTACGTGTGCTAAATTTGATAcaccacatcagacaaggaatattcatcttcattgacGATAATATGTAGGtgtattgaatatttttatGTGAACATGTAGGGTGAAAATGAAAagctttttttttcataaatatatgtaagatagaaattatatataagGTACAAATTGTCGTTGTTTTAAGAATCCTTATCATGGATCGAAGTTGATTTACTTTTATGTTGTAACTGTGGAGTGAAGTATTCTTGGAAGAGGTTGTGACTAAACAATAATGTAAATGAACTGTTTTGGGAATAGTATTTGATGCATGAACTGAATCGTACCAAATATTAATGATGTTCAATCTTAGAGGAGGAATGGTTGTTCAGAAGTCATCATGGATGATATGACGATGTAAGACATTGAATAGAAACAATATTAATGGTGAATTCTAGTATACATAATACATAATGCATTATAAAATTCATTGATAGAAAAACAATTCCTACTCATCTCGCAAGGACTTGCATATTGTTTGGAAAAGTAACATGTATAGGTGTAATTTCATGATGATTATAAAGAAATAAGTGGAATAAGTCACATGATCAATTACTCCAATATCAAGAATCCAAGAGTCTGTAATGAAACATTCACCGATTGTGTTGTggattaatttttctttattgtttGAAGACTGAAAGATGTAATTGCTACAAATATTCAGTAGTTAATGTACTTATACTTTGATTATTAAAAGATTGATTCTATAGAGATCGAGTTTTGTTAGTGACATATTCTTCACTGCTCTCAATAGCATTGGTGACGTGATTGATTTTTTGTTTCATTCAGGGATGGAAGTTGTGCTTTGAATAACATTCACTTAATGTGGTTTATCTTGTTGTAGTACATTGCTTACTAAAAAATCTTTCTACCTCTTCCATAATTTCCCTAACGAGAAACCATAATATTATTCTTACCATTCATTCTTTGACTCTGTTGACCAACAAATTTGATTAATACCTTTGTTTCTATAGTGATATTCTCATATAGTTGTCTTTCTTGTTGTAGAACCAAAGAAAATACCTGATTAATACTAGGTAGAGGCTCCATGAACAATATCcgaattttcacaaattttgtaTGTTTGTCACAAACCTTTAAAGAAACACATCAATGTattctcactacaagaaaatagttaaatataaactaattttaaaaacaaaaaaatatattaatttagagactaGAAAAGTTATTGgtatttagaataatttttattattaataaatagtttctaattgatatctaattagctaccaatgttttaaatgtaatattattttaattagctaccaatattttaaatgtaatattattttaaattttataaaaaaaactgtatTTATTATGTGTGATAcatataacataaataataattttgttcataaaaatgtgataaatactaataaattatttgtaatgCCAACAATCTAAACATgtaataacatttttaatagatatgaataatatatgACTTTATGATATGATTAAGATCATCATGTTAAgatattcattattatttttatttaaaaatattcatgAGTTTTACATTTTGAGTTTGAAATGAAGGCATAAAACGAATTAGGTACATGATGAATGCAATAGTTATCAGTTAATGATTTTAGAATAAGTTGTGATAGTGTGGTGATCCCTACATACACTTTTGTTGTGATCATTTACTAATAAAGGAAATAATGAGTCTTTAAGGTAATGACATAATATGAAAAACTTAATAATCTCACTTCTTATTACGTAAATATATACATCCacaaataaatgataattaatgaAGATAATGACATAACATTAGGGATCCCAATAATCTCACTTATAATTAGATAAAGATATCCGAATATAAATGTTAATTAATGAGTTAACCTATACTATTACAAAAATCCTATTCGTGCTGCTATTCGTTAAAGGAATAATtgtatgtataaattaaaaattagagaGAAATCAATGATAAAGCCCTCTAATTTGGACATAATCATGATCAATAAAGACaaatatcttaaaaatatatcaaaatccataattcaacactgaataaaatttgaatttgatctCTCAAAATAACTTGTAATGTTATTCCTAGTTTAGTTATATACACTAATTTGTTTATACTGTCACTCCACGTGCGACATGAGTTGTTGGTAacatttttatcataaaaaattgcAAATCCAAAAACACGTATCATGGTACTGTCTTCAATGTCAGTGACTCAACGGAGCCATCACTGTTGAGcacaaataattattatttcttctaATAATTTGAAagcattaataatatttgtagaTTTTATGTGACACACATTCAACAAGTTCCGGAGTTTACGTTAAATAGCCTAGTTTGACTGTCTTgtttaaaaactatatttaaaaaaaaaaacattattctgaaaaagaaagaaaagattaACATGTGACGACAAACACTATTTTGACTGACGTGTTAAATGATCAACCATAGGAACAATCTCTTTATTCTATCTCTCTGTACATTTttcaataagaaaaagaaaaaaaagagtttaataaattttttttcaaaaaaaattattggaatCTCAAATCGACTAAtgatcaaaataatttattagataTAAGTGGGAAAACCTTACCTCATTGAGTCGATTTTATGAAAttaagttaggtttaaagtccactttataatataatatcagaATCTATCTTAGCGATAATTTATTACACTTATCAAGTTATCCGTTATCGGATCATTATCGAACTACTCATAAGATGTTATCTCACGCATGAATTGTCACTATCAATGTAAGGAAGTGTGTTCGAGCCAacttataagttgattttatgatattgaattaaatttaaagttattttttaataaaaaaatataaataaaaaattaatttaatcgATGAAAAGGTGGAAAATTAGTCAACATGATATGCACGTGTTTTGAAATTGATAAAAAGGTGACCTTTAAGTAGCATATGATTTCGTCTCATTGATTGTTCAGTGAAACCGACCCCACCTACCACCAATGAGTGGATATGtattatattgtatatatttttttgacaaTTCTAAAGAGATAAATCTACATGCATTATTGTATGTTTAAAGTAAACTTATAACTAATAACATGTATAAATATAAACACATTTATTATTAGAATCAAGGTTATGAATAttcaaatgaaaataaaaaaattataattgaaaattCATATCGATAAAATAACGtaagtataaattttattttctttatcgtaatattaaagttatttaaaatatatttaatattaaatatattattttgatattaaataattcagaatcatacataaatattaaatatatatcttATGTACAAGTTGGTTaatctaatataaatatatgtattaataatctacataaactaaaaataatttatataattaaaataaataaacaggcttcttaatattaacattttttaatatgttttaatattaatatttatcttttGAATATCTATATGTTGACAATTTTGGTtacagttaattttttttaataaaatatggaTATGTATCTGCAAATAATATAATCTTGGGTATTTGTTATCTTTCATTTAATTTACATCACATTATCGCATGGTAAAGGATAGTAACAAAGCCACGCGTATTACTCTAGAAACTAGTTAATATTTTTGTAGTTTTTAGTGTAAGTTTTCTATGTAACATTTACGAATTCGGATATAAAATAATAGTTCATCCCTGACCTACCTTTGACCATTAATGTTTTCAATTTCTTCAGTATCTGTACTGTAGTATAAATTAACAACAATGATTAAcaaaatgaagaagaattgaATAAACTAAATTAACAAATTTCACAGCTAGTCTAACATGAGTTACGTATACTTCATtattttagcttaagctagtCATTAATTAAGATCACCATATCCTAATAAATAGTGTAAATTTTGTCACAAAATTCAAGATCCCAACTATCTCTCattgttttcttcttcaaacTATTCCACCGAAACAATGGCGTGGAAGCTTCAAACATCAAGCCCATGACAGGGACAAACAACCTTAAAACAGAGTCATGTCTACTTAATTATTTTCGATActagaagtaaaagaaaaacttaactaaaataaattgataaggaagtgaattatatatataaaaaaattgaaatatttaaatgaaacttaactaaattgttattttactttaactttttaaaatagttcCTACTAGGGATatgagacctagagaactattgaagtcttcgtcttcctccttccTTCGGGCAGGTTGTTAAGATTTTACTGGGATCTTTCTCGCCTTTGCACTACTCTTTCAGCTCTCGGTCTCGGATGAATGCCAAATAGGGggaggtacctgcagaaggcactccgacgctcaagttagtaaagAGGGTATTCGGCACTCGGGTGTGTATagtgataatgacgtaccttgttCTTTAGAATgtttgttatttatattattttaattggcTTACCTCATTGAGCCCTGATTAATGGAATTAATCAAAGTTAtagttgcattacctaattcttaatggtagattagcttcactgaccttggtttgagcgttaatggttaTATGTGTCAGTCGATCTGGTCGTCCGTGGGTGTCTTGGTCAGGGAGACCAAGACACGTCAGCATATCGATCGGGTCATACTCATACAAAAAttgtttaaagtttaaaataatttataaattacatGTTGACAATCCAACACTATAAATGTTACTTTTCACAATTGTATATTGAAACATCAATTTATAATTGTGAtttgattaatataatttttaaattatttaattttaaaaaaatatttatttttttaattgtaatttgaTAGAGAATTGTCAACATAACACTATccgtaaaatataattttatttatttataattgttaaaataccaatttttattttatattttctatttcacACTCAAATTCAAGTTTGATTTATGCATCGTAATCATCCATCTTAATCTTTCAAATATCAGAGTCAACACAAAGAATCCTTTAAAATATGCCAAAATTGAAAATTCCAACAAAAGTGGCACCACAAAATTGGAAGAGGCTTTAAGAATTCAATAagtgttttaatttattattatttagagtGAAGAAAGTGATTATAAATAAGAAGAATGATTTGAATGGTTATTCCACAACACACTTGTCGATCTTCAATACCTTAAGAACTCAGCTAACGCATGCGCATGTGCTGCTTAACTCTCTTTTCTGGGTTAGCTTTAATAATATATCACCATCAATAATATACGTGTTATCACCATTTCAAATCCACAGCAAGTTCCACAACTTTGGTAGGGACAAACTGATACAGTAGTACCTTTTTCTGTTTACTATTCTCAATAACATTAATGTATAATATATGGTTAGAAAAATGTTAATTTCACGAGTATTTTTAAAAGCTTTAAAAGCACTAGTTTACGATTGTCATTTagcaaatttaattttaaaattgttttatttcagTAAAGAAAATCCTCTTGTAATATAGTGTGTATTGTAAATAGTAGAATACACGTAACAGTGCATGAGTAATCAATTTGAGTCCAACTTCTATTCATCTTGTGGTGTGGCTTTCTTGGCCTTTTGTTTGGTACGGTTTAAATGTTCATCTTTGCTTTTCCCTCTCAAAAAATGTGATATGATATCACACACAAGGAAAGAGTGGTCTTGGTTACTCTATATCAGAGTATCAAATTAAATTGGGTTTAACTAAGTTTATTGATTTAAGTTTAAGTGGTATTTATTACGAAGAAGatgattttaagtctaactcaacttcataaaactgGTTTATTGAGTGAGGTTTGTATCCAtctatatataatgaaatgctctaatctctagttgatgtgagatctccaacaacaTTATACTacagttaaatcatttttagatgttatccttattttaaaaaatatcctCCCTGACCATTGTCTCTAATAAAAATAaccaaaaataatttcaaaatatactctttataaaataaaaatggataaaatttaaagaataaaaaataattaattaacttttttattagaAAGCGAGTTTAACTTAATTTATCTTCACAGAATAATAATAATGGTGTATATGAAGAAGGTTGTGGCTTTGCAGTGTTAGCAATTTAAAAGTTGTGGATATGAATTGATTTTGTTTCTTCCTCGTGTCATAATTGGTAGAAGTAATAAAATCACTATCTGTCATACTCATGTTTGATAAATCGCCCACTAAATGAAGAAAGCAAACAAACCTTTCAAAATTGTAGAAAAATGTCGAAGAAGATTAATGAAGGACAATTTTTAatgctttaatttttttttaaaatattttttttttaagttcatgtagaaaaaaaaatcgatTGCTGGAAGTTAATTTCAAaaagttcattttattttttaggttATGTATATCCTCCAAAAAAATCATATTCATTTATTAACGACTACAATTTTTTGTTCGAGTATTTAACGCAACTCtatatttaaagtttaaatttaaaataataataggaAAATATGGCAGCATcccttttgttttttaaaattttaatgacttaatttatttttaattcataaaaataaattatatatttattaagattATTACAACGAATATAGGtgacaattaaattaaaaatactgtttaacttttactttatattacatattaattaatttattaaattttatacaatatttttatgAGAGTGATGATGTTTTATGGTTATAGTCTAATCTTATATGGAATTGATTTTatgattatatatgtattatacttgcatagtttataaattcaatttaaatattttataaaaaataaaagtaaaaaatagtcagagttatatttctttttacttttattattatggttaTTTCGTATAATAACTCAGGGCAGCTTGATTTCAAGAAAGTTGATTTGGGTAGGGACTAGATGTTAGTCAGGAAATTATTTCTTAAACTtggaaaatatttaaattattttttaacatttttattaaatgttttttattttgaaatataaaattggGAGACTttcaatattaacaaaaattaaaagttaaaatttgtgattttcttttaatttgaaaaaaatatatattatataatgtagaatatataatataaaatttgtatttcagATATTACAACCCGGATACAATGTATTTGTATTGTGCAATTAAGAATAGGAAAACAAAATTTGTATTCCGTACTTATTAGCCCTTCTACaatctaaaatacaaattttgtattttgaattacatatattagaatgtaaattttttattttgagttataaaatttaaaaaaaaatttatttcaaattgtaccattcaaaatataaattagtatttaaaattgtaaaatttaaaatgcataattttgatatttttgaatGTATGGGTCAAGAAAGAAACCATTGAAGTGCAGAAAAAAATCAtggaagtgcaggaagaaatccCTCGAATCATTATCTGACCCTCATAAGCCCATTTCTGAATGGTCCACAGctaaaatatttgatatttcTTGAGGgcgtttcttcctgcacctctttatttttcttctcgCACTCCTACATTCTTCCCAATATCCAAATTATCCTTAATAATTTTGTGTGATTTTAGAATAGAGATTTTTCATAAACAAGATGTGTTTCTGGAATAAGAAATCCATTAAGACAAAAAAACTCATTTCAGAAAAaataatctggaagtcatttttAAGAGAGATAAAACAgtcttttatgaaaataatggGGTGCATGGAGAAATATTttcgggtgcaggaagaaacactcTTCTTTTGATTTCTGGAGTTTGGTTTGGATCTTCATATTCCAAAAAGGCCCattgaaaattataaagaaaaaaaatctgcaAGAGGCCCATTGAACTCTACTGAATTTGATTGTAATAAGTGATTCTCATAAATTTAATTGAACTTTGACCTTGATTATAAGAAGGGAGCACTAGAGACATCTTCTAATCTATCTTTGAAACATTTTTCtatgttatttttatgttttatggaGAATATCGTCACAATAATAAGGTCTTCAGTTTTTTCATACTTTcttgttaaattttataaaaaaataactattgtATAGTATGCGACTGTCATGGTGATACTCCTTTAATGTGTAATACTCCTTTAGTGATAGAAGGGAGATAATTGAAACACCATGTTGAATAAGGACTTAGACAAAGATGTGAGATGATTCATGGTGACATCTGACATGAAATTGAACCAGACCAATCAAACTCACTATTGAACTACTTAATACCTAGAACTTCATAGTACTGAATGTCGTTATTATTTTCTAAGTTTGGACATGAATGGTCCCTTGCTGGAGTTGTGGCACTTGAGCATGCCTGTTGTTTACTGGTTTGGTTGTGGTGGATTTGACCCAAAATTTACCAAAAGACGTATCCATTTCTTCAAGCGTTTTACCTCGTGTTTCAGGAAGAACGGTGTAAATGAAGAGCCAGCCAAAAGCAGCAATGGcagaataaagaaagaaagccCCACCAATAGTAATCGCTTTAGATAAGGACAAAAAAGTGATGGAGAGAACCCCACTCGTAGTCCTATTCACCACCACTCCCACAGCCATACCTTGTGCCCGCAACCTCAAGGGAAATATTTCAGAGCTGTACACCCACGTCACGGGTCCCGCACCAATGGAGAAGGAAGCCACGTACGATAACACCATCACCATGCTCAATCCAATCACCCATATTGGCTTTTTCTTGGACTCATGAATCACAGTGAGAGAGACAGCAAGTGTGAGAAGCGAGAGCAGCATCCCTCCAAAACTCGACAGTAGCAATGGACGACGCCCTAGACGGTCCAGCATGAAGGTAGCAACCAAGATGAACATGGTCTTAACAAACCCAACGCCCACTGTTGCAAGAAGCTTGTATGTGTCACTGGTAATCCCAGCCTTTTCGAAGATCGTGGGGCTGTACAAAACCACAGCGTCTACTCCAGATGCTTGCTGAAAGAAGTGAATCCCAAGGGTAGCCATTAACATGTGACGTATTGCAGGCGTTGAATCGAGGAACAGCTCTTTCCATACACCTTCGCCTCTGTTTCGCTTGCTCACCTCAACCACCTCGCCTTCTTCGTTCTCAGGGATTCCGGCGGCTTCTTTGATCTCCGCTAGTCTCTGTTGAGCTTCTTCCTTGGTGTCCGAGGTTTTGTTGAGCACTTTCTTTGCCTCTCCCAAACGGCCCCTCATCACAAGCCACCGTGGAGATTCAGGCATCGCCAACACACCCACCGTTAAAAACATCGATGGAACTGCACCGATTCCAAGCATCATTCGCCAACCTAACTTCAGCGTCATCTTTGATAATGCATAGTTTGATATGTATCCAAGTAATATCCCTACATTGATAAACACCTGAAAAAGAAGTTGCATGCATTGAATTAGCATGTTTGAATTCATCACTGTATATCAGTTAACTTACTATCAAAGAAGGTAGAAAAAGTGAAGAGAATAAAGCAACAAACATCGGTGAAGGAAGTGAGGAAGCCACGAGAGGAGGGTGGGGAGAGTTCGGCTGTGTAAACGGGAGCAATCATGAGAGCGTAGCCCATGCCGACGCCGGCAACAAAACGGCCGAACATGAGAAAGGCATAGTTGGGAGAAAAGCCCATGAGAATGGCTCCGACGAAGAAAATGGCGCCGGCAAAAACAATAGTGTACCGACGACCAATCCAGTCAGAGGTTCTTCCGGCGAGGCACGACCCTACCAAAGAGTAGAGGTTGAAGATTCCGACGAGGATCTCGATTTTGACATCCGACAATTTTAGATCTCTTTTAATGTATATGGCTGCTCCACTCATCACACCGATATCTATAAGATGACAGTGTATAAATTTGTGCAATGATTAAGATTATATTGTGTTGAAAGAGGAATGGATATGACTGACCATAGCCAAGCAAGATTGAAGTGATGGAGGCCAAGATAGCACAGGCAAAAGTGTAGTTGTTGAGTTTGAGGTTCTTTCGAGTTTGATGAGCTTCTTCACTTTCTACTACCTTTGCTTCACTCGTCATCTTCACTTACTTAAACGATGTGGGAGATGCTGTTGATAAATAAGTTAAGAGAGATAAAGCAAATGGTGAAGGCTTTTATGCTTATATATAAACCATGGCCGGCCAGAAGCGGGTGGCGgctaaaaaagttaaattttaacATAACTTCAATTCTTCTTCTAGGTGGatattaatctttttaaaattttaagtaatTCTAAGTGAGTTATAAATTCAATTCTTTAGATAATTTGAGTTCCTACTTTCACATATATTTGTAACT
Encoded here:
- the LOC137822480 gene encoding polyol transporter 5-like — encoded protein: MTSEAKVVESEEAHQTRKNLKLNNYTFACAILASITSILLGYDIGVMSGAAIYIKRDLKLSDVKIEILVGIFNLYSLVGSCLAGRTSDWIGRRYTIVFAGAIFFVGAILMGFSPNYAFLMFGRFVAGVGMGYALMIAPVYTAELSPPSSRGFLTSFTDVFINVGILLGYISNYALSKMTLKLGWRMMLGIGAVPSMFLTVGVLAMPESPRWLVMRGRLGEAKKVLNKTSDTKEEAQQRLAEIKEAAGIPENEEGEVVEVSKRNRGEGVWKELFLDSTPAIRHMLMATLGIHFFQQASGVDAVVLYSPTIFEKAGITSDTYKLLATVGVGFVKTMFILVATFMLDRLGRRPLLLSSFGGMLLSLLTLAVSLTVIHESKKKPIWVIGLSMVMVLSYVASFSIGAGPVTWVYSSEIFPLRLRAQGMAVGVVVNRTTSGVLSITFLSLSKAITIGGAFFLYSAIAAFGWLFIYTVLPETRGKTLEEMDTSFGKFWVKSTTTKPVNNRHAQVPQLQQGTIHVQT